In a single window of the Pseudoxanthomonas sp. F37 genome:
- a CDS encoding pilus assembly protein PilP codes for MIRSDARWLVLCALVMVGGCARGITSTPGDAPNLESWVADVRARPAPPLDPLPVMQQFETFEYAAQTLRDPFSDAWNNAEGGGLRPDPDRRKETLEQYPLDSLDMVGTIGKGAGLVALVMGPDKVTYRVRPGNYLGQSDGRVTSVREDGLELVELVPDGAGGWLERPASIALEDQ; via the coding sequence ATGATCCGCAGTGACGCGCGTTGGCTGGTCCTGTGCGCGCTGGTGATGGTGGGCGGCTGCGCCCGCGGCATCACCAGCACGCCGGGCGACGCCCCGAATCTGGAAAGCTGGGTCGCGGACGTGAGGGCACGCCCCGCGCCGCCGCTGGATCCGCTGCCGGTGATGCAGCAGTTCGAAACCTTCGAGTACGCCGCGCAGACGCTGCGCGACCCGTTCAGCGACGCCTGGAACAATGCCGAGGGCGGCGGCCTGCGCCCCGATCCGGACCGGCGCAAGGAGACGCTCGAACAGTACCCGCTGGACAGCCTGGACATGGTCGGCACGATCGGCAAGGGCGCGGGGCTGGTGGCGCTGGTGATGGGGCCCGACAAGGTCACCTACCGGGTACGTCCGGGGAACTACCTGGGGCAGAGCGATGGCCGGGTCACCTCGGTCCGCGAAGATGGCTTGGAACTTGTCGAACTAGTGCCGGATGGCGCGGGTGGCTGGCTGGAACGGCCGGCGTCGATCGCGCTTGAAGATCAATGA
- a CDS encoding PilN domain-containing protein codes for MARINLLPWRAERRVQRQREFYVMLAAAAVAGLLLSFLLWFHYDRQVAGQTQRNEFLKAEIAKVQAQNKEIERLDEQKRRLLARKDVIEKLQANRSQMVHLFDSLVRTIPDGVMLGNIKQDGEVLTLEGRAQSNARVSSYMRNLETSGWMTKPELSIIESKPEEVKTLTNTGASRALPYVFKLTVRLANPTAEQEAETAAAGNAPAGAAPAAPLEGQPAAPATPPPATPSTPAPAPATPPPAAPAGNTPPATGSAS; via the coding sequence ATGGCAAGAATCAACCTACTCCCGTGGCGCGCCGAGCGTCGCGTCCAGCGGCAGCGCGAGTTCTACGTGATGCTGGCCGCCGCCGCCGTGGCCGGCCTGTTGCTGTCGTTCCTGCTGTGGTTCCACTACGACCGCCAGGTGGCCGGCCAGACCCAGCGCAACGAGTTCCTGAAGGCCGAGATCGCCAAGGTCCAGGCGCAGAACAAGGAAATCGAGCGCCTCGACGAGCAGAAGCGACGCCTGCTGGCGCGCAAGGACGTGATCGAGAAGCTGCAGGCCAACCGTTCGCAGATGGTGCACCTGTTCGATTCGCTGGTGCGCACCATCCCCGACGGGGTGATGCTGGGCAACATCAAGCAGGACGGCGAAGTCCTGACCCTCGAGGGCCGGGCCCAGTCCAACGCGCGCGTCAGCAGCTACATGCGCAACCTGGAGACCTCCGGCTGGATGACCAAGCCCGAGCTGTCGATCATCGAATCCAAGCCGGAAGAGGTGAAGACCCTCACCAACACCGGCGCCAGCCGCGCGCTGCCCTACGTGTTCAAGCTGACGGTCCGCCTGGCGAACCCGACCGCCGAGCAGGAAGCGGAAACGGCCGCCGCCGGCAACGCTCCCGCCGGCGCCGCGCCCGCGGCCCCGCTGGAGGGGCAGCCGGCGGCGCCGGCCACCCCGCCGCCCGCAACGCCGTCGACGCCGGCACCGGCCCCGGCGACACCGCCGCCAGCCGCGCCGGCCGGTAACACTCCCCCGGCCACCGGGAGCGCCTCATGA
- a CDS encoding pilus assembly protein PilM — MGLIPKSQSPLIGVDISSTAVKLLQLSRVGNRFRVEHYAVEPLPPNAVVEKNIVEVEAVGEAIRRAVNRAGTKAKYAAAAVAGSAVITKIIPMPADLDENDLEAQVELEAVNYIPYPIEEVNIDFEVLGPMPNNPEMVQVLLAASRSENVELRQSALELGGLTARVMDVEAFAVENAFALMASDLPVPQDGVVALVDIGATMTTLNVLRRGRSLYSREQVFGGKQLTDEVMRRYGLTYEEAGLAKRQGGLPESYEVEVLEPFKEATVQQISRLLQFFYAGSEFNRVDQIVLAGGCAALPGLPEMVEEQLGVPTVVANPLAQMTLGPRVQAHALAQDAPALMIATGLALRSFD; from the coding sequence GTGGGGCTAATCCCAAAAAGCCAGTCGCCGCTGATCGGCGTCGACATCAGTTCGACTGCGGTAAAGCTGCTGCAGCTCTCGCGCGTGGGCAACCGTTTCAGGGTTGAGCACTACGCCGTCGAGCCGCTGCCGCCCAACGCCGTGGTCGAGAAGAACATCGTCGAGGTCGAGGCGGTCGGCGAAGCCATCCGCCGCGCGGTGAACCGTGCCGGCACCAAGGCCAAGTACGCGGCGGCGGCCGTCGCCGGGTCCGCGGTGATCACCAAGATCATCCCCATGCCGGCCGACCTGGACGAGAACGACCTGGAAGCGCAGGTCGAACTGGAAGCCGTCAACTACATTCCGTACCCCATCGAGGAAGTGAACATCGACTTCGAGGTGCTGGGCCCCATGCCCAACAACCCGGAGATGGTGCAGGTGCTGCTGGCGGCGTCGCGTTCGGAGAACGTCGAACTGCGCCAGTCGGCCCTCGAACTGGGCGGCCTGACCGCGCGCGTCATGGACGTGGAAGCCTTTGCGGTGGAAAACGCCTTCGCCCTGATGGCCAGCGACCTGCCGGTGCCGCAGGACGGCGTGGTCGCGCTGGTCGACATCGGCGCGACGATGACCACGCTGAACGTCCTGCGCCGCGGCCGCAGCCTCTACAGCCGCGAACAGGTGTTCGGCGGCAAGCAGCTGACCGACGAGGTGATGCGCCGGTACGGGCTGACCTACGAGGAAGCGGGCCTGGCCAAGCGCCAGGGCGGCCTGCCCGAAAGCTACGAAGTCGAAGTGCTCGAGCCCTTCAAGGAAGCCACCGTCCAGCAGATCAGCCGCCTGCTGCAGTTCTTCTACGCCGGCAGCGAGTTCAACCGCGTCGACCAGATCGTCCTGGCGGGTGGTTGCGCGGCGTTGCCCGGCCTGCCGGAGATGGTGGAGGAGCAACTGGGCGTGCCCACCGTCGTCGCCAACCCGCTCGCGCAGATGACCCTGGGCCCGCGCGTGCAGGCGCATGCGCTGGCGCAGGACGCTCCCGCGCTGATGATCGCCACCGGCCTGGCTTTGAGGAGCTTCGACTGA
- the pilO gene encoding type 4a pilus biogenesis protein PilO: MSQKKTSLKNLDINNIGAWPQNAKIGFSVILALFILAFAYFLFIKGKTETLESLEGEEVRLRQDFEKEQAKAANLEPLKQQLAQMEQVLQQMLRQLPSKTEMPDLIIDISQTALSSGLANELFQPEPETLKEFYAEKPIQLRMVGNYHQFGAFVSGVASLPRVVILTMHDISLKPKEGKGGVSRGALELSGTVKTYRYLDEKEVADQEAAAAAANGQAAPAPAAGGAP; encoded by the coding sequence ATGAGCCAGAAAAAGACATCGCTCAAGAACCTGGACATCAACAACATCGGCGCGTGGCCGCAGAACGCGAAGATCGGCTTCTCGGTGATCCTCGCGCTGTTCATCCTCGCCTTCGCCTACTTCCTCTTCATCAAGGGGAAGACCGAGACGCTGGAATCGCTGGAAGGGGAAGAGGTGCGCCTGCGCCAGGATTTCGAGAAGGAACAGGCCAAGGCCGCCAACCTCGAACCGCTCAAGCAGCAGCTGGCGCAGATGGAGCAGGTGCTGCAGCAGATGCTGCGCCAGCTGCCCAGCAAGACCGAGATGCCGGACCTGATCATCGACATCTCGCAGACCGCGCTTTCCAGCGGGCTGGCCAACGAGCTGTTCCAGCCCGAGCCGGAAACGCTGAAGGAGTTCTACGCCGAAAAGCCGATCCAGCTGCGCATGGTGGGCAACTACCACCAGTTCGGCGCCTTCGTCAGCGGCGTGGCCTCGCTGCCGCGCGTGGTGATTCTGACCATGCACGACATCTCGCTGAAGCCGAAGGAAGGCAAGGGCGGCGTGAGCCGCGGCGCGCTGGAACTGTCGGGCACGGTGAAGACCTATCGTTACCTGGATGAAAAGGAAGTCGCCGACCAGGAAGCCGCCGCCGCGGCCGCCAACGGTCAGGCGGCGCCGGCACCCGCCGCAGGGGGAGCACCATGA